A single Pseudomonas putida DNA region contains:
- a CDS encoding SDR family NAD(P)-dependent oxidoreductase yields the protein MHNNKISSTWLGLDSAVCVVTGAAGGIGAALAAALVEQQAHVVLLDRDFDKCRELAASLGEHSAGEVSALVCDIADPASVEKAAAQVQALHGRCDVLVNNASVLRPGALETLSLEQWNQVLAVNLSGYLLCAQAFGRSMLARGQGRIVHVASIAAHYPQPNSGAYSAAKAGVSMLSRQIAVEWGPRGVRSNAVCPGLIRTPLSAAFYADPQVERQRSAMTANQRIGEPQDIADAVLFLASPRADYINGAELTVDGGLESMPMALIPRPGFEGAKA from the coding sequence ATGCATAACAACAAGATTTCCTCCACCTGGCTGGGCCTGGACTCAGCCGTTTGCGTGGTCACCGGTGCAGCCGGTGGCATCGGTGCGGCGCTGGCCGCCGCGCTGGTCGAGCAACAGGCCCATGTGGTGCTGCTGGACCGTGATTTCGACAAATGCCGGGAGCTTGCCGCCAGCCTGGGCGAGCACAGTGCCGGTGAAGTCAGCGCACTGGTTTGCGACATCGCCGACCCGGCCAGCGTCGAGAAGGCCGCGGCCCAGGTGCAGGCGCTGCACGGGCGCTGCGATGTGCTGGTGAACAATGCCAGCGTGCTGCGCCCCGGGGCGCTGGAAACGTTGAGCCTGGAGCAATGGAACCAGGTACTGGCGGTCAACCTCAGCGGTTACCTGCTGTGCGCGCAAGCTTTCGGCCGCTCGATGCTTGCCCGTGGCCAGGGGCGTATCGTGCATGTGGCGTCGATCGCCGCGCATTACCCGCAGCCCAACAGTGGCGCCTACAGCGCGGCCAAGGCTGGGGTCAGCATGCTGTCGCGGCAGATTGCCGTGGAGTGGGGGCCGCGTGGGGTGCGCAGCAATGCCGTGTGCCCGGGGTTGATCCGCACGCCGCTGTCGGCGGCGTTCTACGCCGACCCGCAGGTCGAACGCCAGCGCAGCGCGATGACCGCCAACCAGCGTATCGGCGAGCCGCAGGATATCGCCGATGCCGTGCTGTTCCTCGCCAGCCCCCGCGCCGACTACATCAATGGCGCCGAACTGACCGTGGATGGCGGCCTGGAGAGCATGCCCATGGCGCTGATCCCGCGCCCCGGCTTCGAGGGGGCGAAGGCATGA
- a CDS encoding FAD-dependent oxidoreductase encodes MNTRSCDVLVIGAGAGGLATAITARKHGLDVLVIEKDDCFGGTTAFSGGVLWVPGNRYDQNGSHEHALTYLRNETGACFDAAGVEAFLQHGPQMVEFFERETTVKFVPTLYPDYHPQVEGGADIGRSILAAPYDIRGLGADMARLRPPLKTITFIGMMFNSSNTDLKHFFNVTRSLASFSYVAKRLLTHFKELLLYRRGTQVTSGNALAARLVKSALNLGIPILTGTPARQLLREGGRVSGALAQQQGGELRIEARRGVVLACGGFSHDVQRLREAYPHVRRGGEHFSPVPAGNTGDGARMAEAQGGKVDICLQAAAAWMPVSKVPMAGGKYVAFPHLLDRYKPGVIGVLRSGQRFTNESNSYHDVGAALIEACADQPETAMWLVCDRRTLAKYGLGYAKPAPMPLGPLLRNGYLLKGKTLAELAAKAGIDGQGLARTVREYNLGAVHGEDRQFGRGSTTFNRYLADPQHQPNPCVAPLGDGPYFAVKVVMGDLGTFDGIRTSVVGEVLDGERRAIPGLYAVGNDRASIMGGNYPGAGITLGPIMTFGYITGRHLAGVEQGLASAHPAREVA; translated from the coding sequence ATGAACACGCGCAGCTGCGATGTGCTGGTGATCGGCGCCGGGGCCGGTGGCCTGGCGACGGCGATCACGGCCAGGAAGCATGGCCTGGACGTGCTGGTGATCGAGAAGGACGACTGCTTTGGCGGTACCACGGCGTTTTCCGGTGGTGTGCTGTGGGTGCCGGGCAACCGGTATGACCAGAATGGCAGCCATGAGCACGCGTTGACCTACCTGCGCAACGAAACCGGCGCCTGTTTCGACGCCGCTGGTGTCGAGGCGTTCTTGCAACATGGGCCGCAGATGGTGGAGTTTTTCGAGCGCGAGACCACGGTCAAGTTCGTCCCCACGTTGTACCCGGACTATCATCCGCAAGTCGAGGGCGGTGCCGATATCGGCCGCTCGATCCTGGCCGCGCCCTACGACATCCGCGGCCTCGGGGCGGACATGGCAAGGCTGCGCCCGCCGCTGAAAACCATCACCTTCATCGGCATGATGTTCAACTCGTCGAATACCGACCTCAAGCACTTCTTCAACGTCACCCGTTCGCTGGCCTCGTTCAGCTACGTGGCCAAACGGCTGCTGACCCACTTCAAGGAACTGCTGCTGTACCGTCGCGGCACCCAGGTCACCAGCGGCAATGCCCTGGCGGCGCGGCTGGTGAAGTCGGCGCTGAACCTCGGCATCCCGATCCTTACCGGTACCCCGGCGCGGCAGCTGTTGCGCGAGGGCGGGCGGGTAAGCGGGGCGCTGGCTCAGCAGCAGGGCGGTGAGTTACGGATTGAGGCGCGGCGCGGGGTGGTGCTGGCGTGCGGTGGGTTCTCCCATGACGTGCAGCGTTTGCGAGAGGCATACCCCCACGTACGCCGGGGCGGTGAGCATTTTTCGCCGGTGCCGGCGGGTAATACCGGCGACGGTGCTCGCATGGCCGAGGCTCAGGGCGGCAAGGTGGATATCTGCCTGCAAGCGGCAGCGGCCTGGATGCCGGTCTCGAAGGTGCCGATGGCCGGTGGCAAGTATGTGGCGTTCCCGCATCTGCTTGATCGCTACAAGCCTGGGGTGATCGGCGTGCTGCGCAGCGGCCAGCGCTTCACCAATGAATCCAACTCGTACCACGATGTCGGCGCGGCACTGATCGAAGCCTGTGCCGACCAGCCGGAAACCGCCATGTGGCTGGTCTGCGACCGGCGCACCCTGGCCAAGTACGGCCTGGGCTACGCCAAACCTGCGCCGATGCCGCTGGGGCCGCTGCTGCGCAATGGCTACCTGCTCAAGGGCAAGACCCTCGCCGAGCTGGCGGCCAAGGCGGGCATCGATGGCCAAGGCCTGGCGCGCACGGTGCGCGAATACAACCTTGGCGCAGTGCACGGTGAGGACCGGCAGTTCGGCCGTGGCAGCACCACCTTCAACCGCTACCTGGCCGACCCTCAACACCAGCCCAACCCGTGCGTGGCGCCGCTGGGTGACGGGCCGTACTTTGCGGTGAAGGTGGTCATGGGCGACCTGGGCACCTTCGATGGCATCCGTACCAGCGTGGTCGGCGAGGTACTCGATGGCGAACGGCGCGCCATCCCAGGGCTGTACGCGGTGGGCAACGACCGGGCCAGCATCATGGGCGGCAACTACCCCGGCGCGGGCATTACCTTGGGGCCGATCATGACCTTCGGCTACATCACCGGCCGGCACCTGGCCGGGGTCGAGCAGGGGCTGGCCAGTGCCCACCCGGCGCGGGAGGTGGCGTGA
- a CDS encoding NIPSNAP family protein, which yields MDKAIVDHRIYTIRPRCMAAFLEAFEQLAMPILRRHLGTPLGFYVSSIGPLNQVVHLWGYDSLADFERRSAARDADPDFAPYLQATRDLVVAQETRIIKPVHLCNSAMA from the coding sequence ATGGACAAGGCGATTGTCGACCACCGTATCTACACCATCCGGCCGCGCTGCATGGCGGCGTTTCTCGAAGCCTTCGAGCAATTGGCAATGCCCATTTTGCGCCGGCATCTGGGCACACCGCTTGGCTTCTACGTCAGCAGCATCGGGCCGCTGAACCAGGTGGTGCATCTGTGGGGCTATGACAGCCTGGCGGATTTCGAGCGGCGCAGCGCGGCGCGCGATGCCGACCCGGACTTTGCCCCGTACCTGCAGGCCACCCGCGACCTGGTGGTGGCGCAGGAGACGCGGATCATCAAGCCGGTGCACCTGTGTAACAGCGCCATGGCTTGA
- a CDS encoding MFS transporter has protein sequence MSTPIDIRQLIDQQSIGAYQKWVVFLGFLIIALDGLDVAIIGFIAPQLKSEWHLGAQALGPVLSAALIGLALGALVAGPLADRYGRKAVLLGSVLLFGLWTLASAFSPNLETLVALRFLTGLGLGAAMPNASTLVSEYAPARSRSLLITLAFCGFSLGAALGGFVSAWMIPNLGWRSVLALGGVLPLLVLPLLCWRLPESVTFLVSQGADPQRIRRIVQRLAPAHCGPDSTFVVPAASAHKGGAIVTILSPRYRFGTLMLWTGYVLALFLVYLFSGWLPTLVKEGGGFSVSQAAIVTACFQIGGPVGAVSVGWAMDRYHPQRVLMQTFLFSGAVIFAIGQVAGDFAWLCAIASAVGFGLNGASVGMNALAAAFYPTEARATGASWMSGIGRFGAILSAFAGAQMLALGWSFAQVFASLLILAGLAALAVLLQGWRANSARSTDVLHSSRG, from the coding sequence ATGAGCACTCCAATCGACATACGCCAACTGATCGACCAGCAATCCATCGGTGCCTATCAGAAATGGGTGGTTTTCCTCGGCTTCCTGATCATCGCCCTGGACGGTCTGGACGTCGCCATCATCGGCTTCATCGCCCCGCAACTGAAAAGCGAATGGCACCTCGGCGCCCAGGCCCTTGGCCCGGTGCTCAGTGCCGCGCTGATCGGCCTGGCCCTCGGCGCCCTGGTTGCCGGCCCCCTGGCTGACCGTTACGGGCGCAAGGCAGTGCTGCTCGGCAGCGTACTGCTGTTCGGCCTGTGGACCTTGGCCTCGGCCTTTTCCCCGAACCTGGAAACCCTGGTCGCCCTGCGCTTTCTCACCGGCCTGGGCCTGGGCGCGGCGATGCCCAACGCCAGCACCCTGGTCAGCGAATACGCCCCGGCGCGCAGCCGCTCGCTGCTGATCACCCTGGCTTTCTGCGGTTTCTCGCTGGGTGCGGCGCTGGGCGGCTTCGTCAGCGCCTGGATGATCCCCAACCTGGGTTGGCGCAGTGTGCTGGCCCTGGGCGGGGTGTTGCCGCTGCTGGTCTTGCCGTTATTGTGCTGGCGCCTGCCCGAGTCGGTGACCTTCCTGGTCAGCCAGGGCGCCGACCCGCAGCGTATCCGGCGTATCGTCCAGCGCCTGGCACCGGCACACTGCGGCCCCGACAGCACCTTCGTTGTCCCCGCCGCCAGCGCGCACAAGGGCGGCGCCATCGTCACCATCCTTTCGCCACGCTACCGCTTCGGCACGCTGATGCTGTGGACCGGCTATGTGCTGGCGCTGTTCCTGGTCTACCTGTTCAGCGGCTGGCTGCCGACGCTGGTGAAGGAGGGCGGTGGTTTCTCGGTGTCGCAAGCGGCGATCGTCACGGCCTGCTTCCAGATCGGCGGCCCGGTTGGCGCGGTTTCGGTGGGCTGGGCCATGGACCGCTATCACCCGCAGCGGGTGCTGATGCAGACCTTCCTGTTCAGCGGCGCGGTTATCTTCGCAATTGGCCAGGTGGCAGGTGATTTCGCCTGGCTGTGCGCCATCGCCTCGGCCGTGGGTTTTGGCCTGAACGGCGCGAGCGTGGGCATGAATGCACTGGCGGCGGCGTTCTACCCGACCGAAGCCCGGGCCACCGGCGCCAGCTGGATGAGTGGCATCGGCCGCTTCGGTGCCATCCTCAGTGCCTTTGCCGGTGCGCAGATGCTGGCGCTGGGCTGGAGTTTTGCCCAGGTGTTTGCATCACTGCTGATACTGGCGGGGCTGGCGGCACTGGCGGTGTTGCTGCAGGGGTGGCGCGCAAATTCAGCAAGGAGTACAGATGTACTCCATTCGTCACGAGGTTAA
- a CDS encoding aldo/keto reductase, producing MQYVKLGNTGLDISKLCLGCMTFGEPDAGTHPWTLGEADSRPIIRRAVEQGINFFDTANSYSAGTSELILGKLLKEFTRREETVIATKVFFPANMWEGSTRPNEQGLSRKAIMANIDASLARLGTDYVDLYQIHRWDYHTPIEETMEALHDVVKAGKARYIGASSMYAWQFAKAQQVAASNGWSRFVSMQNYLNLIYREEEREMIPLCLDQGVGLMPWSPMARGRLTRPHGQQTERTRTDISGQSFYANTEVEDGRVIDVVEQIAGERGVPMAQVALAWVLGKRGVSAPIVGASKVAQLDDAIAALAFQLSDEETARLEAPYVPHAVTGFK from the coding sequence ATGCAATACGTCAAACTGGGCAACACCGGGCTGGACATCTCCAAACTGTGCCTGGGCTGCATGACCTTCGGCGAACCCGATGCCGGCACCCACCCATGGACCTTGGGCGAAGCCGACAGCCGCCCGATCATCCGGCGTGCCGTGGAGCAAGGCATCAATTTCTTCGATACTGCCAACAGCTATTCGGCCGGCACCTCGGAGCTCATCCTCGGCAAGCTGCTGAAGGAGTTCACCCGCCGTGAGGAAACGGTGATCGCCACCAAGGTGTTCTTCCCCGCCAACATGTGGGAAGGCAGCACCCGCCCCAACGAGCAGGGCCTGTCACGCAAGGCGATCATGGCCAACATCGACGCCAGCCTGGCCCGCTTGGGTACGGACTATGTCGACCTGTACCAGATCCACCGCTGGGACTACCACACGCCCATCGAAGAGACCATGGAAGCCCTGCACGATGTGGTCAAGGCCGGCAAGGCGCGTTACATCGGCGCGTCGTCGATGTATGCCTGGCAGTTCGCCAAGGCCCAGCAGGTGGCGGCAAGCAACGGCTGGAGCCGCTTCGTGTCGATGCAGAACTACCTCAACCTGATCTACCGCGAAGAAGAGCGCGAGATGATCCCGCTGTGCCTCGACCAGGGCGTCGGCCTGATGCCCTGGAGCCCGATGGCCCGCGGCCGCCTGACCCGCCCTCATGGGCAGCAGACCGAACGCACACGTACCGATATTTCCGGGCAGTCGTTTTACGCCAACACCGAAGTGGAAGACGGCCGGGTGATTGACGTGGTCGAGCAGATCGCTGGCGAGCGCGGTGTGCCGATGGCCCAGGTGGCGCTGGCCTGGGTGCTGGGCAAGCGTGGGGTTTCGGCACCGATTGTCGGCGCCTCGAAGGTGGCGCAGCTGGATGATGCGATTGCCGCGTTGGCGTTCCAGCTGAGCGATGAGGAAACCGCCCGGCTGGAAGCACCCTATGTGCCGCATGCCGTTACGGGCTTCAAGTAA
- a CDS encoding LysR family transcriptional regulator, protein MFDWEDLRHFCAFTRTGSLSAAAKLLGVDHATVARRIAALEAALNLKLVDRRPRAYALTDQGRRVGEYAEQMSQSSFALEHFANAGQQQVEGEVVLAAPPALLGSIIARRLGTLLQRYPQLRLKLVGSKSRASLTRREADISITLARPTEPTLVASLLGYLDYRLYAAPAYLRSAGAPRYIGYDESQAKSPQQQWLLSQTGNPPFVLQSNDLRIQAQAAAGGVGIACLPAFMAQEHGLEVAGKDEQTMSIEIWLAVHEDVRNTPRIKAVTDFLQQQVKPLLRL, encoded by the coding sequence ATGTTCGATTGGGAAGATCTGCGCCATTTCTGCGCCTTTACCCGTACCGGGTCGCTGTCGGCAGCGGCCAAGCTGCTGGGGGTCGACCACGCCACTGTGGCCCGGCGCATCGCTGCGCTGGAGGCTGCCCTGAACCTCAAGCTGGTCGACCGCCGCCCCAGGGCCTACGCGCTGACCGACCAAGGCCGCCGGGTAGGTGAATACGCCGAACAGATGAGCCAGTCGTCGTTCGCCCTGGAGCACTTCGCCAATGCCGGGCAGCAGCAGGTGGAAGGCGAAGTGGTGCTGGCCGCCCCGCCCGCTTTGCTCGGCAGCATCATTGCCCGGCGCCTGGGTACGCTGTTGCAGCGCTACCCGCAGCTGCGCCTGAAACTGGTCGGCAGCAAGTCGCGGGCCTCGCTGACGCGCCGCGAAGCCGATATCAGCATCACCCTGGCCAGGCCCACCGAGCCGACCCTGGTCGCCAGCCTGCTGGGTTACTTGGACTACCGGCTGTACGCCGCGCCCGCCTACCTGCGCAGTGCCGGCGCGCCGCGCTACATCGGCTACGACGAATCCCAGGCCAAGTCGCCGCAGCAGCAGTGGCTGCTCAGCCAGACCGGCAACCCGCCCTTCGTGTTGCAGAGCAACGACCTGCGCATCCAGGCCCAGGCGGCCGCTGGCGGGGTCGGCATCGCCTGCCTGCCGGCATTCATGGCGCAGGAGCATGGCCTGGAGGTCGCCGGCAAGGACGAACAGACCATGAGCATCGAGATCTGGCTGGCGGTACACGAGGATGTGCGCAACACGCCGCGCATCAAAGCCGTTACCGACTTCCTGCAGCAACAGGTCAAGCCACTGCTGCGCTTGTGA
- a CDS encoding HBL/NHE enterotoxin family protein translates to MNIAIKEATDLAPAPDNIFGNTGVSYNASQLITFASHAVLNTVFVAPSPKPDWFDSLNGDLQAAQALAGQWVNQLGTEVSKTIPLQVINFGSTFTAASDAIIQIANSNPTAQGASNPSVVEIREIIEQTLLPPIQDVIKQMTSVSASLTQWGTQMQAAHDKLSTGSSTIQAAEIDLQGDIDKMNNAITSLHNEIDAENKAIAASAAAIGIGIFALVVGIALAPETGGASLLIGGGIGAAGIIGGAVTWGVMQHKINEQFDQIAKDQKEKADDQRQLIALKGLEMASKNAVSSIELATQSLSKLQTQWGTFQGELQGVVDKLNLADQAISTIVQKVFTQGAQNEWSTAIDTANNLVNAKIEVEAKTLPMSA, encoded by the coding sequence ATGAATATCGCCATCAAGGAAGCTACCGACCTGGCCCCCGCCCCGGACAACATCTTCGGTAACACCGGCGTTTCCTACAACGCCTCGCAACTGATCACCTTTGCCAGCCACGCCGTGCTCAACACCGTGTTCGTTGCGCCGAGCCCCAAGCCGGACTGGTTCGACAGCCTCAATGGTGACCTGCAGGCCGCCCAGGCGCTCGCCGGGCAATGGGTCAACCAGCTCGGCACCGAGGTTTCCAAGACGATCCCCTTGCAAGTGATCAATTTTGGCAGCACGTTCACCGCGGCCAGTGACGCGATCATCCAGATCGCCAACAGCAACCCGACCGCTCAAGGCGCCAGCAATCCCTCGGTGGTGGAGATCCGCGAGATCATCGAGCAGACATTGCTGCCGCCGATCCAGGACGTCATCAAGCAGATGACCAGCGTCAGCGCCTCACTGACCCAGTGGGGCACACAGATGCAGGCGGCCCACGACAAGCTCTCCACAGGCTCAAGCACCATCCAGGCGGCCGAGATCGATTTGCAGGGCGACATCGACAAGATGAACAACGCCATCACCAGCCTGCACAACGAGATCGACGCAGAGAACAAGGCCATCGCCGCTTCGGCCGCCGCCATCGGCATCGGTATCTTCGCGCTGGTGGTGGGTATTGCGCTGGCGCCGGAGACCGGCGGTGCCAGCCTGCTGATCGGCGGCGGCATCGGCGCCGCCGGCATCATTGGTGGTGCCGTGACCTGGGGCGTGATGCAACACAAGATCAATGAGCAATTCGACCAGATCGCCAAGGACCAGAAGGAAAAGGCCGACGACCAACGTCAGCTGATTGCCCTGAAGGGTCTGGAGATGGCGTCGAAGAACGCCGTGTCCAGCATCGAGCTGGCGACCCAGAGCCTGTCCAAGTTGCAAACCCAGTGGGGGACCTTCCAGGGTGAATTGCAAGGGGTAGTGGACAAGCTGAACCTGGCCGACCAGGCGATCTCGACGATCGTGCAGAAGGTCTTCACCCAAGGCGCGCAGAACGAGTGGAGCACGGCCATCGACACCGCCAACAACCTGGTCAACGCCAAGATCGAAGTCGAGGCCAAGACCCTGCCGATGTCGGCTTGA
- a CDS encoding gluconate 2-dehydrogenase subunit 3 family protein has product MPEHAPDNPRRDFLRKTLTLIPVVTVASTGLGASQLLADPVREPKVPATPPAGNYQPTFFTAEEWAFLQAAVSRIIPADELGPGALEAGAAEFIDRQMNTPYATGAQWYMQGPFKADAAPELGYQLQLSPQQIYRLGIAATEAWCKNASGKTFAEQDSATRDKILGKIEAGEIVFEQVPAKVFFSLLVQNTREGFFCDPMHGGNKGMVGWTQIGFPGARADFMDWVERNAPYPFPAVSIRGERA; this is encoded by the coding sequence ATGCCTGAGCATGCCCCCGACAACCCGCGCCGGGACTTCCTGCGCAAGACCTTGACCCTGATCCCGGTGGTCACCGTGGCCAGTACCGGCCTTGGTGCCAGCCAGTTGCTGGCCGATCCCGTGCGCGAGCCCAAGGTGCCGGCCACACCCCCGGCCGGCAACTATCAGCCAACCTTCTTCACTGCCGAAGAGTGGGCGTTCCTGCAAGCGGCCGTGTCGCGCATCATCCCCGCCGACGAGCTCGGCCCCGGTGCGCTGGAAGCTGGCGCCGCCGAATTCATCGACCGCCAGATGAACACCCCTTACGCCACCGGCGCCCAGTGGTACATGCAGGGTCCGTTCAAGGCCGATGCCGCACCAGAGCTCGGCTACCAGCTGCAACTCAGCCCGCAACAGATCTACCGCTTAGGGATAGCCGCCACGGAGGCCTGGTGCAAGAACGCCAGCGGTAAAACGTTTGCCGAGCAAGATAGCGCTACCCGAGACAAGATTCTCGGCAAGATCGAAGCCGGTGAGATCGTTTTCGAGCAGGTGCCAGCCAAGGTCTTCTTCAGCCTGCTGGTGCAGAACACCCGCGAGGGCTTTTTCTGCGACCCGATGCACGGTGGCAACAAAGGCATGGTCGGCTGGACGCAGATCGGCTTCCCGGGTGCCCGGGCAGACTTCATGGACTGGGTCGAGCGCAACGCGCCTTACCCTTTCCCGGCAGTATCGATTCGTGGCGAGAGGGCGTAA
- a CDS encoding GMC family oxidoreductase yields MANAMKKADVVIVGFGWAGAIMAKELTEAGLQVVALERGPMQDTYPDGSYPQVIDELTYSVRKKLFVDVSKETVTIRHSVNDVALPNRQLGAFLPGKGVGGAGLHWSGVHFRVDPIELRMRSHYEERYGKRFIPEDMTIQDFGVSYEELEPHFDFAEKVFGTSGQAWTVNGKRVGEGKGGNPYAPDRSSPFPLESQKNVVSAKLFEKAAASLGYKPYNLPSANTSGPYTNPYGAQMGPCNFCGFCSGYVCYMYSKASPNVNILPALRQVPNFELRANAHVLRVNLDDSKRKATGVTYIDAQGREVEQPADIVILAAFQFNNVRLMLLSGIGKPYDPVKNEGVVGRNFAYQNMGTVKAFFDKDTYTNNFIGAGGNGVAIDDFNADNFDHGPHGFVGGSPMWVNQAGSRPIAGVANPPGTPAWGSAWKKATADYYTHQVSMDAHGAHQSYRGNYLDLDPTYRDAYGQPLLRMTFDWQENDIKMNQFMVDKLSKIAQAMNPKSIAILGKKVKEHFNTASYQTTHLNGGAIMGNDPTTSALNRYLQSWDVHNVFVPGASAFPQGLGYNPTGLVAALTYWSARAIREQYLKNPGPLVQA; encoded by the coding sequence ATGGCCAATGCAATGAAAAAGGCTGACGTGGTCATCGTCGGCTTCGGCTGGGCCGGTGCGATCATGGCCAAGGAACTCACCGAAGCCGGGCTGCAGGTGGTGGCGCTGGAGCGCGGGCCGATGCAGGACACCTACCCGGACGGCAGTTACCCGCAGGTGATCGACGAGCTGACCTACAGCGTGCGCAAGAAGCTGTTCGTCGATGTGTCTAAAGAAACCGTCACCATCCGCCACAGCGTCAACGATGTTGCGTTGCCCAACCGCCAGCTCGGCGCCTTCCTGCCGGGCAAGGGCGTCGGCGGCGCGGGCCTGCACTGGTCGGGCGTGCACTTTCGGGTCGACCCGATAGAGCTGCGCATGCGCAGCCACTACGAGGAACGCTACGGCAAGCGCTTCATCCCCGAAGACATGACCATCCAGGACTTCGGCGTCAGCTACGAGGAACTCGAGCCGCATTTCGACTTCGCCGAAAAGGTCTTCGGCACCTCGGGCCAGGCCTGGACCGTCAACGGCAAACGGGTTGGCGAAGGCAAGGGCGGCAACCCCTACGCGCCTGACCGTTCGAGCCCGTTCCCGCTGGAGTCGCAGAAGAACGTGGTGTCGGCCAAGCTGTTCGAAAAGGCTGCGGCCAGCCTCGGCTACAAACCTTACAACCTGCCGTCGGCCAACACCTCCGGGCCGTACACCAACCCGTACGGCGCGCAAATGGGCCCATGCAACTTCTGCGGTTTCTGCAGCGGCTACGTCTGCTACATGTACTCCAAGGCCTCGCCGAACGTGAACATCCTGCCGGCACTGCGCCAGGTGCCGAACTTCGAGCTGCGCGCCAACGCCCACGTGCTGCGGGTGAACCTTGACGACAGCAAGCGCAAGGCCACCGGCGTGACCTACATCGACGCCCAGGGCCGCGAGGTGGAGCAGCCGGCGGACATCGTCATCCTCGCCGCCTTCCAGTTCAACAACGTGCGCCTGATGTTGCTTTCCGGCATCGGCAAGCCTTACGACCCGGTCAAGAACGAAGGCGTGGTCGGGCGCAACTTCGCCTATCAGAACATGGGCACGGTCAAGGCGTTCTTCGACAAGGACACCTACACCAACAACTTCATCGGTGCCGGTGGCAACGGCGTGGCCATCGACGACTTCAACGCCGACAACTTCGACCATGGGCCCCATGGCTTCGTCGGTGGTTCGCCGATGTGGGTCAACCAGGCCGGCAGCCGGCCGATCGCCGGTGTCGCCAACCCGCCGGGCACCCCGGCCTGGGGCAGCGCCTGGAAGAAGGCCACCGCCGACTACTACACCCACCAGGTGTCGATGGACGCCCACGGCGCGCACCAGTCGTACCGCGGCAACTACCTCGACCTCGACCCGACCTACCGCGATGCCTACGGCCAGCCGCTGCTACGCATGACCTTCGACTGGCAGGAGAACGACATCAAGATGAACCAGTTCATGGTCGACAAGTTGAGCAAGATCGCCCAGGCGATGAACCCCAAGTCCATCGCCATTCTCGGCAAGAAGGTCAAGGAGCACTTCAACACCGCCAGCTATCAGACTACCCACCTCAACGGTGGCGCGATCATGGGCAACGACCCTACAACCTCCGCCCTGAACCGCTACCTGCAGAGCTGGGACGTGCACAACGTGTTCGTCCCCGGTGCTTCGGCGTTCCCCCAGGGCCTGGGCTACAACCCCACTGGCCTGGTAGCCGCGCTGACCTACTGGTCGGCCCGGGCGATCCGCGAGCAGTACCTGAAAAACCCCGGCCCGCTGGTTCAGGCTTGA